The following coding sequences lie in one Phyllopteryx taeniolatus isolate TA_2022b chromosome 4, UOR_Ptae_1.2, whole genome shotgun sequence genomic window:
- the grhprb gene encoding glyoxylate reductase/hydroxypyruvate reductase b: MWCSRVALRQLQRASVKPLTLTGAPAGFTQRDMSTPPRVYVTRQIPTEGLRILHESGQVQFELWDSDDVPVPRAELLQKVKGVDALLCVLTEKIDAELLDAAGPNLKVLSTMSVGFDHLSLEELKRRGIRVGYTPDVLTDAVAELTVALLLATSRRLIEATHEAKTGGWGTWRTLWLCGHELANSTVGILGLGRIGVAIAERLAPFKVKKFIYTDTAPRPDLASDINAEYVSFDELAKRSDFLLACCALTPETHLICNKNLFSKMKTNSIFINTSRGGVVNQEDLYEALATNLIAGAGLDVTVPEPLPTDHPLLTLKNCVILPHIASASYSTRNAMSSLAANNLLLGLRGQPMIKELKL, encoded by the exons ATGTGGTGCAGTCGCGTGGCACTGCGTCAGCTCCAGCGGGCGTCCGTCAAGCCGCTGACTCTCACTGGGGCTCCGGCAGGCTTCACACAGAGGGACATGTCAACTCCACCTCGGGTGTATGTCACCCGCCAGATCCCAACAGAGGGCCTGAGGATCCTCCACGAATCTGGACA AGTGCAGTTTGAGCTGTGGGACTCCGATGACGTCCCAGTGCCGAGGGCGGAGCTTCTTCAGAAGGTCAAAGGTGTCGATGCCCTCCTCTGTGTACTGACCGAGAAGATTGATGCCGAACTCCTGGACGCTGCAG GTCCCAACCTGAAGGTCCTCAGCACCATGTCTGTGGGCTTTGACCACCTCTCTCTGGAGGAGCTGAAGAGAAG AGGAATCCGTGTTGGTTACACACCTGACGTTCTGACAGACGCTGTCGCTGAACTGACAGTGGCTCTGCTGTTAGCAACTTCCAGGAGGCTCATCGAGGCCACACACGAAGCCAAGAC TGGAGGCTGGGGGACTTGGAGAACTCTGTGGCTGTGTGGACATGAGTTGGCCAACAGCACTGTGGGTATTTTAGGCCTGGGGAGGATTG GTGTGGCTATCGCTGAACGCCTGGCTCCtttcaaagtgaaaaagttCATCTACACAGACACGGCTCCTCGCCCCGACCTGGCCAGTGACATTAATGCAGAGTACG TCTCGTTTGATGAGCTGGCGAAGCGGTCAGATTTCCTGTTGGCGTGTTGCGCTTTAACACCTGAAACGCATCTGATCTGCAACAAGAACCTTTTCTCCAAGATGAAAACAAACTCCATCTTCATCAACACAAGCAG AGGCGGTGTGGTGAATCAAGAGGACCTGTACGAGGCACTGGCCACTAATCTGATTGCGGGCGCGGGATTAGACGTGACCGTCCCTGAGCCTCTACCCACTGACCATCCACTGCTTACCCTCAAAAACTGTG TGATTCTGCCACACATCGCCAGTGCCTCCTACAGCACCCGCAACGCCATGTCCAGCCTGGCGGCAAACAACCTCCTGCTCGGCCTTCGCGGTCAACCAATGATCAAAGAGCTCAAACTGTGA
- the uba6 gene encoding ubiquitin-like modifier-activating enzyme 6 isoform X2: MAEDSMEIDDSLYSRQRYVLGDSAMHQMAQSAVFLSGMGGLGIEIAKNIVLAGVKAVTLHDIKQCETFDLGSNFFIHKEDVLSQRKRAEAVCPRVAELNPYVHVDTSTSPLDDNTDLSFLLKYQCVVLTEARLSLQKKVNEFCHSQRPPIRFIGSDTYGICARVFCDFGDGFEVSDPTGEEPKEIFIQSITRDNPGVVTCLDNQPHGLQNSQSVVFREVNGMVELNGTSRKVSVLSPHSFAIGDTSQLQAYAHGGFFVLVKTPKMYTFETLERQLWDPQVLTPDFSKPEAPLQIHAAMFALESFQEQHNRFPNAGCLQDAETLLKLTEEVNATLRNKAAVNAELVQWLARTARGTLPPLAAAVGGLASQEVLKAITGKFAPLQQWFYFDAIELVKPLQSLPADEFLPRGDRYDGLRACIGESLCGELHKLRVFMVGCGAIGCEMLKNFALLGVGLAQTSGEVCITDPDLIEKSNLNRQFLFRPQHIQKPKSTTAAEATLQINPDLQLDAHLNKVCPATESIYSDSFYARLNLVVTALDNVEARRYVDSRCVSNQRALLDSGTMGTKGHTEIIVPNLTESYNSHRDPPEEEIPFCTLKSFPSVIEHTIQWARDKFENAFAQKPSMYNSFWQTHTSAECVLQRMQAGESLEGSFEVIKLLNRRPHCWEQCITLARLKFEKYFKRKALQLLHAFPLDTRLKDGSLFWQSPKRPPAPIDFDLKDPLHFTFIVSTARLFAGIYNIPYSEKDLCEQAVAEILSHLKIPEYQPSVKSIETDEAAKKPDQLKMPLSSEEERVAIRQLQHAIAGDVKAARLRMSPLEFEKDDDRNGHVDFVTSASALRAKMYSIEPADRLKTKRIAGKIIPAIATATAAVAGLVALELIKIVGGFGFESLKNCFFNLALPVVVFTEPAAVKQALIRENIYFSIWDCWTISGHEDFTLSDFMNAVREKYGIEPTMVVHGVKMLYVPVIPGHTKRLKLTMQKLIKPSAGRQYVDLTVSFAAERAEEEDLAGPPVRYFFSRDEHAP, from the exons ATGGCTGAAGACTCGATGGAAATCGATGACTCTCTTTACAG TCGCCAGCGTTATGTGTTGGGAGACAGTGCAATGCACCAGATGGCCCAGTCCGCAGTGTTTCTCAGTGGAATGGGAGGGCTGGGAATAGAGATAG CAAAGAATATTGTCCTGGCTGGCGTGAAG GCTGTCACCCTTCATGACATAAAGCAGTGTGAGACCTTTGACCTTGGCTCCAACTTTTTTATTCACAAAGAGGATGTGTTGAGCCAGCGGAAAAG GGCAGAGGCGGTTTGTCCTCGAGTTGCAGAGTTGAACCCCTATGTCCATGTTGACACATCCACCTCTCCTCTGGATGACAACACCGATCTCAGCTTTCTCCTAAAATATCAG TGTGTGGTTCTGACGGAAGCAAGACTGAGCCTTCAGAAGAAAGTGAACGAGTTCTGCCACTCGCAGCGCCCCCCCATCAGA TTCATTGGCTCTGACACATATGGCATCTGTGCGCGGGTGTTCTGTGATTTCGGAGACGGGTTTGAAGTGTCCGACCCCACAGGGGAAGAGCCCAAAGAGATTTTCATCCAAAGCATCACTCGT GACAATCCTGGTGTGGTAACCTGTCTGGACAACCAGCCTCACGGCCTCCAGAATAGCCAGAGCGTCGTCTTCAGAGAAGTCAATGGCATGGTGGAACTCAACGGCACCTCACGAAAGGTTTCAG TCCTTTCCCCTCACAGTTTTGCAATAGGAGACACATCCCAGCTACAAGCATATGCACACGGAGGTTTCTTTGTCCTTGTGAAAACCcccaaaatgtacacattt gaaacactcGAGAGACAGTTGTGGGATCCTCAGGTCTTGACTCCAGACTTCAGTAAACCAGAG GCACCACTACAGATCCATGCTGCCATGTTTGCTCTGGAATCCTTTCAGGAACAGCACAATAGATTTCCCAACGCTGG CTGTTTACAGGACGCTGAGACGTTACTGAAGTTAACCGAGGAAGTGAATGCAACACTCAGGAACAAA GCTGCTGTGAATGCAGAGTTGGTGCAATGGCTGGCGAGGACGGCGAGGGGGACCCTTCCTCCATTAGCGGCTGCCGTAGGAGGCCTTGCCAGTCAGGAGGTTCTTAAAGCCATCACAGGGAAGTTTGCACCCCTGCAGCAATGG ttttattttgatgCCATTGAGCTAGTGAAGCCACTTCAGTCTCTCCCTGCTGATGAGTTTCTTCCTCGGGGAGATCGTTATGATGGACTGCGAGCCTGTATTGGTGAATCGTTGTGTGGGGAGCTGCACAAGCTCAGGGTCTTCATG GTGGGCTGCGGTGCCATAGGCTGTGAAATGCTGAAAAACTTTGCCCTGCTTGGAGTGGGATTGGCTCAAACCTCGGGAGAG GTGTGTATCACAGATCCAGACCTCATCGAAAAGTCCAACCTGAATAGACAGTTTCTTTTCAGACCACAGCATATACAG AAACCAAAGAGTACGACAGCGGCAGAAGCCACTCTGCAGATTAACCCAGACCTGCAGCTGGACGCTCACCTCAACAAGGTGTGTCCCGCTACGGAGAGCATCTACAGTGACTCCTTCTACGCACGCCTGAACCTGGTGGTCACCGCACTGGACAATGTCGAGGCCCGCAGATACGTGGACAG CCGCTGTGTATCCAATCAGAGAGCACTCCTGGACTCTGGGACCATGGGAACTAAAGGACACACCGAAATCATTGTGCCAAATTTGACTGAGTCCTACAATAGCCAT AGGGACCCCCCAGAAGAGGAAATCCCCTTCTGCACCCTCAAGTCTTTTCCTTCTGTCATAGAGCACACCATCCAGTGGGCCAGGGACAAG TTTGAGAATGCATTTGCCCAGAAGCCCTCCATGTACAACTCTTTCTGGCAGACCCACACATCGGCTGAATGCGTGCTACAG AGGATGCAGGCGGGTGAAAGTTTGGAGGGCTCATTTGAAGTCATTAAACTGCTTAACAGGCGGCCGCATTGTTGGGAACAGTGCATAACCTTGGCTCGGCTTAAATTTGAAAAGTATTTCAAGAGAAAG GCCTTGCAACTTCTGCATGCTTTCCCACTGGACACGAGGTTAAAAGATGGAA GTTTATTTTGGCAGTCCCCCAAAAGACCACCAGCTCCCATCGATTTTGACTTAAAAGACCCCCT GCACTTCACCTTTATTGTCAGCACGGCCCGGCTCTTTGCTGGCATTTACAACATTCCTTACTCAGAGAAG GATCTTTGTGAACAGGCGGTGGCTGAAATTCTCTCCCATCTGAAGATCCCCGAATATCAACCCTCGGTCAAA AGTATTGAGACAGATGAGGCGGCAAAGAAACCTGATCAGTTGAAGATGCCTCTTAGCAGCGAAGAGGAGAGAGTGGCCATTAGGCAACTGCAGCACGCCATTGCTGGCGACGTCAAAGCAG CCAGGTTGCGGATGTCGCCGCTGGAGTTCGAGAAGGACGACGACCGCAACGGCCACGTGGATTTCGTCACGTCCGCGTCCGCCCTCAGAGCCAAGATGTACTCCATCGAGCCCGCCGACAGGTTGAAGACCAAACGCATCGCCGGCAAGATCATCCCCGCCATCGCCACGGCGACGGCCGCTGTGGCCGGACTG GTGGCCCTGGAGCTGATCAAGATAGTTGGGGGCTTCGGCTTTGAATCTTTGAAAAACTGCTTTTTCAACTTGGCCCTCCCGGTAGTGGTCTTCACTGAGCCGGCGGCTGTCAAACAGGCTCTCATCAG GGAGAACATCTACTTTTCCATCTGGGACTGCTGGACTATCAGCGGCCACGAGGACTTCACCTTGTCCGACTTCATGAATGCAGTCAGG GAGAAGTACGGAATTGAACCCACGATGGTTGTCCACGGTGTGAAGATGCTCTATGTGCCTGTGATACCAGGACACACAAAGAGACTTAAACTGAC GATGCAGAAGCTGATCAAGCCGTCGGCGGGCCGCCAATACGTGGACCTCACGGTTTCGTTTGCTGCGGAGAGAGCCGAAGAGGAAGACCTGGCCGGTCCTCCCGTCAGGTATTTCTTCAGCCGCGACGAACACGCGCCCTGA
- the uba6 gene encoding ubiquitin-like modifier-activating enzyme 6 isoform X1: MAEDSMEIDDSLYSRQRYVLGDSAMHQMAQSAVFLSGMGGLGIEIAKNIVLAGVKAVTLHDIKQCETFDLGSNFFIHKEDVLSQRKRAEAVCPRVAELNPYVHVDTSTSPLDDNTDLSFLLKYQCVVLTEARLSLQKKVNEFCHSQRPPIRFIGSDTYGICARVFCDFGDGFEVSDPTGEEPKEIFIQSITRDNPGVVTCLDNQPHGLQNSQSVVFREVNGMVELNGTSRKVSVLSPHSFAIGDTSQLQAYAHGGFFVLVKTPKMYTFETLERQLWDPQVLTPDFSKPEAPLQIHAAMFALESFQEQHNRFPNAGSCLQDAETLLKLTEEVNATLRNKAAVNAELVQWLARTARGTLPPLAAAVGGLASQEVLKAITGKFAPLQQWFYFDAIELVKPLQSLPADEFLPRGDRYDGLRACIGESLCGELHKLRVFMVGCGAIGCEMLKNFALLGVGLAQTSGEVCITDPDLIEKSNLNRQFLFRPQHIQKPKSTTAAEATLQINPDLQLDAHLNKVCPATESIYSDSFYARLNLVVTALDNVEARRYVDSRCVSNQRALLDSGTMGTKGHTEIIVPNLTESYNSHRDPPEEEIPFCTLKSFPSVIEHTIQWARDKFENAFAQKPSMYNSFWQTHTSAECVLQRMQAGESLEGSFEVIKLLNRRPHCWEQCITLARLKFEKYFKRKALQLLHAFPLDTRLKDGSLFWQSPKRPPAPIDFDLKDPLHFTFIVSTARLFAGIYNIPYSEKDLCEQAVAEILSHLKIPEYQPSVKSIETDEAAKKPDQLKMPLSSEEERVAIRQLQHAIAGDVKAARLRMSPLEFEKDDDRNGHVDFVTSASALRAKMYSIEPADRLKTKRIAGKIIPAIATATAAVAGLVALELIKIVGGFGFESLKNCFFNLALPVVVFTEPAAVKQALIRENIYFSIWDCWTISGHEDFTLSDFMNAVREKYGIEPTMVVHGVKMLYVPVIPGHTKRLKLTMQKLIKPSAGRQYVDLTVSFAAERAEEEDLAGPPVRYFFSRDEHAP, from the exons ATGGCTGAAGACTCGATGGAAATCGATGACTCTCTTTACAG TCGCCAGCGTTATGTGTTGGGAGACAGTGCAATGCACCAGATGGCCCAGTCCGCAGTGTTTCTCAGTGGAATGGGAGGGCTGGGAATAGAGATAG CAAAGAATATTGTCCTGGCTGGCGTGAAG GCTGTCACCCTTCATGACATAAAGCAGTGTGAGACCTTTGACCTTGGCTCCAACTTTTTTATTCACAAAGAGGATGTGTTGAGCCAGCGGAAAAG GGCAGAGGCGGTTTGTCCTCGAGTTGCAGAGTTGAACCCCTATGTCCATGTTGACACATCCACCTCTCCTCTGGATGACAACACCGATCTCAGCTTTCTCCTAAAATATCAG TGTGTGGTTCTGACGGAAGCAAGACTGAGCCTTCAGAAGAAAGTGAACGAGTTCTGCCACTCGCAGCGCCCCCCCATCAGA TTCATTGGCTCTGACACATATGGCATCTGTGCGCGGGTGTTCTGTGATTTCGGAGACGGGTTTGAAGTGTCCGACCCCACAGGGGAAGAGCCCAAAGAGATTTTCATCCAAAGCATCACTCGT GACAATCCTGGTGTGGTAACCTGTCTGGACAACCAGCCTCACGGCCTCCAGAATAGCCAGAGCGTCGTCTTCAGAGAAGTCAATGGCATGGTGGAACTCAACGGCACCTCACGAAAGGTTTCAG TCCTTTCCCCTCACAGTTTTGCAATAGGAGACACATCCCAGCTACAAGCATATGCACACGGAGGTTTCTTTGTCCTTGTGAAAACCcccaaaatgtacacattt gaaacactcGAGAGACAGTTGTGGGATCCTCAGGTCTTGACTCCAGACTTCAGTAAACCAGAG GCACCACTACAGATCCATGCTGCCATGTTTGCTCTGGAATCCTTTCAGGAACAGCACAATAGATTTCCCAACGCTGG CAGCTGTTTACAGGACGCTGAGACGTTACTGAAGTTAACCGAGGAAGTGAATGCAACACTCAGGAACAAA GCTGCTGTGAATGCAGAGTTGGTGCAATGGCTGGCGAGGACGGCGAGGGGGACCCTTCCTCCATTAGCGGCTGCCGTAGGAGGCCTTGCCAGTCAGGAGGTTCTTAAAGCCATCACAGGGAAGTTTGCACCCCTGCAGCAATGG ttttattttgatgCCATTGAGCTAGTGAAGCCACTTCAGTCTCTCCCTGCTGATGAGTTTCTTCCTCGGGGAGATCGTTATGATGGACTGCGAGCCTGTATTGGTGAATCGTTGTGTGGGGAGCTGCACAAGCTCAGGGTCTTCATG GTGGGCTGCGGTGCCATAGGCTGTGAAATGCTGAAAAACTTTGCCCTGCTTGGAGTGGGATTGGCTCAAACCTCGGGAGAG GTGTGTATCACAGATCCAGACCTCATCGAAAAGTCCAACCTGAATAGACAGTTTCTTTTCAGACCACAGCATATACAG AAACCAAAGAGTACGACAGCGGCAGAAGCCACTCTGCAGATTAACCCAGACCTGCAGCTGGACGCTCACCTCAACAAGGTGTGTCCCGCTACGGAGAGCATCTACAGTGACTCCTTCTACGCACGCCTGAACCTGGTGGTCACCGCACTGGACAATGTCGAGGCCCGCAGATACGTGGACAG CCGCTGTGTATCCAATCAGAGAGCACTCCTGGACTCTGGGACCATGGGAACTAAAGGACACACCGAAATCATTGTGCCAAATTTGACTGAGTCCTACAATAGCCAT AGGGACCCCCCAGAAGAGGAAATCCCCTTCTGCACCCTCAAGTCTTTTCCTTCTGTCATAGAGCACACCATCCAGTGGGCCAGGGACAAG TTTGAGAATGCATTTGCCCAGAAGCCCTCCATGTACAACTCTTTCTGGCAGACCCACACATCGGCTGAATGCGTGCTACAG AGGATGCAGGCGGGTGAAAGTTTGGAGGGCTCATTTGAAGTCATTAAACTGCTTAACAGGCGGCCGCATTGTTGGGAACAGTGCATAACCTTGGCTCGGCTTAAATTTGAAAAGTATTTCAAGAGAAAG GCCTTGCAACTTCTGCATGCTTTCCCACTGGACACGAGGTTAAAAGATGGAA GTTTATTTTGGCAGTCCCCCAAAAGACCACCAGCTCCCATCGATTTTGACTTAAAAGACCCCCT GCACTTCACCTTTATTGTCAGCACGGCCCGGCTCTTTGCTGGCATTTACAACATTCCTTACTCAGAGAAG GATCTTTGTGAACAGGCGGTGGCTGAAATTCTCTCCCATCTGAAGATCCCCGAATATCAACCCTCGGTCAAA AGTATTGAGACAGATGAGGCGGCAAAGAAACCTGATCAGTTGAAGATGCCTCTTAGCAGCGAAGAGGAGAGAGTGGCCATTAGGCAACTGCAGCACGCCATTGCTGGCGACGTCAAAGCAG CCAGGTTGCGGATGTCGCCGCTGGAGTTCGAGAAGGACGACGACCGCAACGGCCACGTGGATTTCGTCACGTCCGCGTCCGCCCTCAGAGCCAAGATGTACTCCATCGAGCCCGCCGACAGGTTGAAGACCAAACGCATCGCCGGCAAGATCATCCCCGCCATCGCCACGGCGACGGCCGCTGTGGCCGGACTG GTGGCCCTGGAGCTGATCAAGATAGTTGGGGGCTTCGGCTTTGAATCTTTGAAAAACTGCTTTTTCAACTTGGCCCTCCCGGTAGTGGTCTTCACTGAGCCGGCGGCTGTCAAACAGGCTCTCATCAG GGAGAACATCTACTTTTCCATCTGGGACTGCTGGACTATCAGCGGCCACGAGGACTTCACCTTGTCCGACTTCATGAATGCAGTCAGG GAGAAGTACGGAATTGAACCCACGATGGTTGTCCACGGTGTGAAGATGCTCTATGTGCCTGTGATACCAGGACACACAAAGAGACTTAAACTGAC GATGCAGAAGCTGATCAAGCCGTCGGCGGGCCGCCAATACGTGGACCTCACGGTTTCGTTTGCTGCGGAGAGAGCCGAAGAGGAAGACCTGGCCGGTCCTCCCGTCAGGTATTTCTTCAGCCGCGACGAACACGCGCCCTGA